Proteins found in one Quercus robur chromosome 2, dhQueRobu3.1, whole genome shotgun sequence genomic segment:
- the LOC126714021 gene encoding protein LEAD-SENSITIVE 1-like, which translates to MGVLTNKIEREDLKPGDHIYSYRLAYTYSHHGIYVDAGNVIHFTRGEGQETGTGTVLDRFIGSSLPQQCPLDDPCSICDDQSKGDGVISSCIDCFLSGGDLYLYEYDVTRKFFLAKPRGGTCTLASSESPDQVIHRAFYFLRKGFGVYDVIKNNCEDFALCCKTGLRVIPTVGQSGQASSFQAAASAGGVILSATVSMARSSILGVAGLAASCGTYCVKRYINDIGVRRDVMNVVLEEET; encoded by the exons ATGGGAGTGTTGACAAACAAGATCGAGAGGGAGGATCTAAAACCTGGGGATCATATCTACTCTTATAGACTCGCCTATACCTACTCCCACCACG GGATATATGTCGATGCGGGAAATGTTATCCACTTTACTCGGGGAGAAGGTCAGGAAACTGGTACGGGAACTGTGTTAGACCGCTTCATTGGGAGCTCATTACCTCAACAATGTCCTTTGGACGATCCATGCTCAATATGTGATGATCAATCAAAGGGTGATGGGGTCATCTCTTCTTGTATAGATTGTTTTCTTTCAGGTGGAGATCTCTACCTCTATGAGTATGATGTCACACGAAAATTCTTTCTTGCCAAACCTCGTGGAGGTACTTGCACTCTTGCTTCATCCGAGTCACCCGACCAAGTTATTCATCGTGCCTTTTATTTCCTCCGGAAGGGCTTTGGTGTCTATGATGTTATCAAGAACAACTGTGAAGACTTTGCATTATGCTGCAAAACAGGCTTGCGAGTAATTCCTACTGTTGGCCAGAGTGGGCAGGCATCATCCTTTCAAGCTGCTGCTAGTGCTGGTGGTGTTATCCTTTCTGCTACTGTTAGCATGGCCCGTTCTTCAATACTTGGTGTTGCCGGTCTGGCGGCAAGTTGTGGCACATACTGTGTCAAACGTTATATTAATGATATTGGAGTACGCCGAGATGTCATGAATGTTGTTTTAGAGGAGGaaacatga